The following is a genomic window from Pedobacter sp. KBS0701.
CGCTCGTTTCAGGAAGTTCATTCGCACAAATGAAACTGATCAGGAAGATGCTCTCGAACGAAAAAGATACTACGCGTAAAGCCAGCTTTTTACCTTTGCCAGCCTTTGGCTATAGTCAGGAAACCGGATTTGAATTTGGTGTTGGTGCTATTTATTCTTTTTATGTAGACCGTAAAGATACACTGAACCGCAGTTCGAACTTCGCGTTGAACACCACCTACTCCACCAAAAAGACAGCTAATTTTATGCTTAAAGGCGATATGTGGACCAAAGGAAACAAATATCACTTTATTGGCGATATTCGTTTTAAAAACCAGCCGTTTAATTTTTATGGTATAGGCAACGTGGCTAAGAAAATAGATGAGGACAAACTAGACCAAAGGGTTTTTAAGACACTTTTTGATGCCGAAATGAATACTTTACCCAAAGCTTATACAGGTGTTTCATTAGGTTTTGAGAATTATCATTTTATAGATAAACAAGCTGGAGGCATTTATACCACTAACCCACAAATTTTAGATAAAGATGGTGGTTCGGTAGCCTGGATCGGTGCATCGCAAAGTTACGATACTCGCAACAGCAACAATTACCCCACCAAAGGTTTTTTCGGCAGGGCAACCTATCAATATGCACCGGATTTTTTTGGGGGAGAAAGTTTTAACGGCTCGCAGATTAAAGTAGACCTACGTGGTTTCTTTAGTTTGGCACCAAAAGTGGTTTTGGGCGTACAGGGAATTTATTATACCGTACAGAGTAAAAGTACACCATTTTATTTATTACAACAGCTGGGCAACGACCAGATGATGCGCGGTTACTATAGTGGCCGCTACCGCGATGAAAACCTGATGGCAGCACAAGCCGAAATCCGCTACCGTTTTATGAACCGTTTCGGCATCGTGGCTTTCGCTGGTACGGGTAAAGTATTTGCTAACGGCCAATTTAATGGCGATGGATTAAAACCAAATTTTGGTGTTGGTGGCCGCTACTTTTTCGACCCGGCTAAAGGTCTGAGCGTTCGCTTAGATTATGGTATAGGAGAAAAATTGCCAAATGAAAAACGCCAGGCAGGGTTTTATATCAGTTTAGCGGAAGCGTTTTAGGGGATGGATGACGTAAGAGGGATGATGGGCTTCATGCGATCATCCGCTCGTTTCGTCATCCTGAGGGGCTGCAAGAGATCGTCATTCCCAACTCGATTGGGAATCTTAAAGCGCTTTGTATTACGATTCCCACCTGCGCGGGAATGACGGCCGCTCTAGTGGATTCTATCAATGTTAGCGATGTCGAAGAATTAACCACAGATACACACAGGTCAACACGGAGAATTTCACTAATCATCATCTTGTTAAGATTGTCATCCTGAGCGTAGTCGAAGGATTTTAACCACAGATACATAAGGATCCCTTCCATCCACCCATCATCCATATTATATCTTCCATAATTAATTACTCCTCCTCCGCTCCTCTTCATTACCCAACTTCCTATCCTGCTGTTTAATTTTCTCATTACCGAAATTGTAACGGAAGGTAAGCCGTATCTGGCGGCTATCATAATAGTTATTGTATTCCTGCCTGATGTTGTTGATCAAACTGCTAAACCGGTATCGATTGGTTTTAAAAACATCACTAGCTGTAATAGCCAGTTGCATCTTTTTATCGAGCAATAAAGTTTTCACCCCCAAATCAAGGTTATATTGATTTTTATTTTTATTAAGTCCGTCAACAGTTGGGAATTGGTACCAGAAACTTACTTCGCCCAAAATGGTTTTCGAAGAATTAAAGACAAACTGGTTGAGTGTAGAATAATAAGCACCAAATCCTTTTAGTTTCCCCAGAGTTTGTGCAATACTGGAATTAGCTGCATTGTAAAAAACATCCAGCTG
Proteins encoded in this region:
- a CDS encoding BamA/TamA family outer membrane protein, with protein sequence MKKYYLIILLALVSGSSFAQMKLIRKMLSNEKDTTRKASFLPLPAFGYSQETGFEFGVGAIYSFYVDRKDTLNRSSNFALNTTYSTKKTANFMLKGDMWTKGNKYHFIGDIRFKNQPFNFYGIGNVAKKIDEDKLDQRVFKTLFDAEMNTLPKAYTGVSLGFENYHFIDKQAGGIYTTNPQILDKDGGSVAWIGASQSYDTRNSNNYPTKGFFGRATYQYAPDFFGGESFNGSQIKVDLRGFFSLAPKVVLGVQGIYYTVQSKSTPFYLLQQLGNDQMMRGYYSGRYRDENLMAAQAEIRYRFMNRFGIVAFAGTGKVFANGQFNGDGLKPNFGVGGRYFFDPAKGLSVRLDYGIGEKLPNEKRQAGFYISLAEAF